A single region of the Sandaracinaceae bacterium genome encodes:
- a CDS encoding class I SAM-dependent DNA methyltransferase, with protein DKLDEQAEAEEELLRRLVALNAERAAEEARGHVRWLRPDFQAPTQETGGVQGTLAGTDEEDGEVTSPASTKVAKITWPKAMRDQIAAVRGALSHGGNSPEALAGQFKRRPEAAVRAVLEALEELGMVRKEETVYRLTA; from the coding sequence GGACAAGCTGGACGAGCAGGCCGAAGCCGAGGAGGAGCTGTTGCGTCGGCTGGTGGCGCTCAACGCGGAGCGCGCGGCCGAAGAGGCGCGAGGGCATGTGCGTTGGCTGCGCCCAGACTTCCAGGCCCCCACGCAGGAGACAGGCGGGGTGCAAGGCACGCTCGCCGGCACCGACGAAGAGGACGGCGAGGTCACGTCCCCAGCCTCCACGAAGGTGGCCAAGATCACTTGGCCCAAGGCCATGCGCGACCAAATCGCGGCGGTGCGCGGCGCCCTCTCACACGGCGGGAACAGCCCCGAGGCGCTGGCTGGCCAGTTCAAGCGCCGCCCCGAGGCTGCGGTCCGCGCCGTTCTGGAGGCACTCGAGGAGCTGGGGATGGTACGCAAGGAAGAGACCGTCTACCGGCTCACGGCCTGA